The nucleotide sequence TTGTTGTTATGTAATTAATTTGATTGCTTTTGTTGTGTTTAGTGTCAGAAATCTTCTGCACTTGTTTTGTGTTCATGAGACTACTGAACTTGACCTCTGTATCAGACTCCACTCATGAAGGTGTGTAGTTAATACaaaatatttctaatattttgtagcatcataatgaattttaaggaGGATATATAAAACAAGATTAATAATTTCGGGATGAATACATATGCAAAATTAAATTTAGAGaaagaagtattaaaataatTGATATATGCATAAGAAacattctaaaaaaaaaactctcattttgAGTTTTTAACGAAAAGTACTCGCCTTATTAATATTTTTCTATCGATGTTTTCTTTTAGACTCGAAAATATTCCTAACAAGAAACGATTCAagtagatataaaaaaatatattatattaaaatatcataatttacATAGAAATTAAGTTTTATTTTTATGGTTCTTATTATGAAACCAATAAGAATACCTATTTTAAACTCCGCGAGACGTAAGTCAATTACAATGTTTTTGTATAGGTgttgaagaaatatgcaattgagataatatttaattttttaatatatttcagGTTCTCAAATCCAATACTTATTTGAAATTCTACAAATGATGATAAATTATtttgtattatatatatgtatatataatcctTAAATTAATTTATTGTTATCAAATTGGTCTACTTCCGAAAATGCCATCTCTCAATATCCATAATAACAGCCAACAGCTCCTGTTTCAATGAATTATCGACATGTTGATGGGTAGTTTCGTCCATGAAATTGCTATAAATACGAATCAAAGTGCCCTAGTGAGCGGGAATCGCCCGCCTCGACCCTCCGGCGGCTGCCGAGTCACCCAAGCGTAGGCGAGTCGCCTTCTCCCCGTCTCCTCTTCATCCCTTTTGCTCCTCTTTTCCTCCACGATCGAGACGATTCTTGAAAGATCCAACTGTGCTCGCGAGGCCGCCTGCACCACCGGCGGGATCGACGGCTGCCGCCTGCTCGATCTCGTCTAGTGTAACATGCAGGTGAGGCCACTGGTCCTGGTTTTGATTTGTCTTTCCGATCTTGGTGGGCACGACAGGCATCAGATCTGATTTGCTGAGATCTTGGTCTTCTTTCGTTGATCGTGCCCCCTACGATTTCTCTCCGTACCCCCGAAGCTATGATCAGTTGCATACGCTCTTTACTCTCCACAACATCCTCATTTTGATAGGGCATTGCAATTAACTTCGTTCTTAGTTAGTAATCTTCAAGCTTTGCAATTAATTGGCTGGCAAATTAGCAGATCTACGCCTCTTTCTGTTCCTCGTGTTTCATGCATTAGAAGACATTTCTGCGTGATTATTCCAACTGTAGTTGTAGTTGCAGAGCAATGTCGTATTTGGTGCTGCACACCGTTCTTCTTGAAATCAGACTATGGTTATCAAGATTTTATGTGTGCACACAGTAAATGTTCCTCTCTGCTTGAGTGTTCTCCAGCTTGACAGCCCATGGAGTTGCACTTCAATGATGTGGTATACAGAGTATCCACTAACTGGATGTTTACTTTTCATCTGTTTTCACAATCAAACAACAAAATTCAAGTAATGTTTGAAACATAAAACCCACTATGTTGCTTTATTTGCCATCTTTCTGTTAAAAATCTTCATTTTTCTTCCCATTCAGCTTTCATGCTTAGCTTTTTATTTGTTACTACTTACTGAATGATGTTATATTTTCTGCTTCTGCTTTTGCACACAGTTCTTGAAATCAGACTATGGTTGTCAGGATTTTATGTGTGCATATAGCAAATGGTCTTATCTGCTTGACTCTCCAGCTTGACAGCAGATGGTGTTGCACTCCAATGAAGTGGTATACATAATTCATCAACCAACACCAGTATTAGTTCCCTATAGAAATATGAAAACATTGTTCTTTTTCTACAAGAAAGCAAAAACATTCTTCCTAAGATAAAAGGATGATCAAACGCACAAGGTCTGGAGAGTCAGCAGTCCAACCACTCACTACACCGCAACAAGAAAGTCTAAGTTCAACTTCATGATTGACAAGCAGCAAATAAGTTTCGTTAGCTTCTACATCCAGTCTGCCCTTACATCTTGGCATCCAAATTAATGGTTGATGACCCTCCTGCTTTACTTGTCTGCACATTTTGTATAGATTCTATCATGGCGACGGCAGATTCGCCGCGCTTTATGATGCTCTCGAGCAATCCAACCTTCTCTAGTAATGATCCGATATTAGAGTCGGCGGAACTCACCACCTTATCTGCGGTCTTCAGAGCAGCACATAACTGGAACATAGAGAAAGACGTAAAATTAGCTTAAAATGTAGAAGATAAACAAAGGAGAAGGCTGTTCTTCCGATATATGACTATGGTACCTTTAGAGTTAAAGCTGTCCATGAGTGGTCGGTCC is from Musa acuminata AAA Group cultivar baxijiao chromosome BXJ3-8, Cavendish_Baxijiao_AAA, whole genome shotgun sequence and encodes:
- the LOC103995229 gene encoding uncharacterized protein LOC103995229, which codes for MNRGVGGPLLCIGDLLNDVAEDGDAIDGDGRETDLLSSAPAELPPSPHLLTPSRDLVRVFQENYDQLIESLEGTDHSWTALTLKLCAALKTADKVVSSADSNIGSLLEKVGLLESIIKRGESAVAMIESIQNVQTSKAGGSSTINLDAKM